A window of the Proteus terrae subsp. cibarius genome harbors these coding sequences:
- the gmhB gene encoding D-glycero-beta-D-manno-heptose 1,7-bisphosphate 7-phosphatase translates to MSKGISAIFLDRDGTINIDHGYVSESDNFEFIDGVIEAMAELKAMGYALVLVTNQSGIGRGYYSEDQFLHLTEWMDWSLADRGVDLDGIYYCPHHPDATIEEYKKACDCRKPASGMFMDAKAQLNIDMASSYMVGDKKEDMLAAKAAGVGHKILVRTGKEITEEAQQCADFVLDSLADLPKWLKSYKK, encoded by the coding sequence GTGAGCAAGGGGATTTCTGCGATTTTCTTAGATCGCGATGGAACTATAAATATAGACCATGGTTATGTGTCTGAAAGTGATAACTTTGAGTTTATCGATGGCGTCATTGAGGCAATGGCTGAATTAAAAGCTATGGGATATGCCTTGGTACTAGTGACTAATCAATCGGGTATTGGTCGTGGCTACTATAGTGAAGATCAATTTTTACACCTAACAGAGTGGATGGATTGGTCTTTGGCTGATAGAGGTGTTGATTTAGATGGTATCTATTATTGTCCTCATCATCCTGATGCCACTATAGAAGAATATAAGAAAGCGTGTGATTGTCGCAAACCAGCCTCAGGTATGTTTATGGATGCAAAAGCACAATTAAACATCGATATGGCTTCTTCTTATATGGTAGGTGATAAAAAAGAAGATATGTTGGCAGCAAAAGCTGCGGGAGTGGGTCATAAAATTCTTGTTCGCACAGGAAAAGAGATAACTGAAGAGGCACAACAGTGCGCAGATTTTGTTCTCGATAGCCTTGCAGACTTGCCAAAATGGCTAAAAAGCTACAAAAAATAG
- the metN gene encoding methionine ABC transporter ATP-binding protein MetN: protein MIKLTNINKVFKQGERSIQALSNINLHVPQGQIFGVIGSSGAGKSTLIRCVNMLEKPTSGEVLVDGRDLTKLSDKELTKARRGIGMIFQHFNLLSSRTVFDNVALPLELDNTPRAEINKRVNELLELVGLSDKKEYYPANLSGGQKQRVAIARALANSPNVLLCDEATSALDPATTRSILALLKDINRRLGLTILLITHEMDVVKRICDQVAVISGGELVESDAVSEVFSHPKTPVSQAFIQSTLQLDIPEDYKERMKPEWEEGLFPLLKLEFNGQSVDAPLMSIVARRFDADINILSSQMDYAGGVKFGVMLAELHGKNGNTEKSIAFLEEHHVKVEVLGYV, encoded by the coding sequence ATGATTAAACTGACGAATATAAACAAAGTGTTTAAGCAGGGAGAGCGTTCTATACAAGCGCTATCAAACATTAACCTGCATGTGCCTCAAGGGCAGATTTTTGGTGTTATCGGATCGTCAGGAGCGGGTAAAAGTACACTTATACGTTGTGTGAATATGTTAGAAAAACCAACTTCAGGTGAAGTGCTTGTTGATGGTCGTGATCTAACAAAGTTATCTGATAAAGAGTTAACAAAAGCACGTCGTGGTATTGGCATGATTTTCCAACATTTCAACTTACTGTCTTCTCGTACAGTGTTTGATAATGTAGCGCTACCCTTAGAACTTGATAATACGCCTCGTGCTGAAATTAATAAGCGTGTTAATGAATTACTTGAATTAGTCGGTTTGTCAGATAAAAAAGAGTATTACCCAGCAAATTTATCTGGCGGACAAAAGCAACGTGTTGCAATTGCACGCGCACTAGCAAATTCACCAAATGTTTTATTGTGTGATGAAGCAACTAGCGCGCTTGATCCAGCTACAACACGCTCTATTTTAGCATTATTAAAAGACATTAACCGTCGTTTAGGCCTCACCATTTTATTAATTACTCATGAAATGGATGTTGTAAAACGCATTTGTGATCAAGTTGCAGTAATAAGTGGTGGTGAATTAGTTGAAAGTGATGCCGTGAGTGAAGTTTTCTCTCATCCAAAAACACCAGTTTCTCAGGCGTTTATCCAATCAACACTACAATTAGATATTCCTGAAGATTACAAAGAACGAATGAAACCAGAGTGGGAAGAAGGTTTATTCCCATTATTGAAACTTGAATTTAATGGTCAATCAGTTGATGCACCATTAATGTCCATCGTTGCACGTCGTTTTGACGCAGATATTAATATCTTAAGTTCACAAATGGACTATGCCGGTGGAGTGAAGTTTGGCGTGATGTTAGCTGAATTACACGGTAAGAATGGTAATACTGAAAAGTCGATTGCATTTTTAGAAGAGCATCATGTGAAAGTAGAGGTTCTCGGTTATGTCTGA
- a CDS encoding methionine ABC transporter permease MetI, with the protein MSEGMVYLLISGIWETLVMTFVSGFFGFVIGLPLGVLLYVTRPEQIMANPPAYRVISALVNIFRAIPFIILLVWMIPFTRLVVGTSIGLQAAIVPLTVAAAPFIARMVENTLLEIPQGLIEASRSMGATPMQIIKKILLPESLPGLINAATITLITLVGYSAMGGAVGAGGLGQIGYQYGYVGYNATVMNIVIVLLVILVFIIQFFGDRLVKLTTHK; encoded by the coding sequence ATGTCTGAAGGAATGGTTTATTTATTAATTAGTGGGATCTGGGAAACCTTAGTCATGACCTTCGTTTCAGGCTTCTTTGGTTTTGTTATCGGGCTACCACTTGGTGTTTTACTTTATGTCACACGTCCTGAACAAATTATGGCAAACCCACCTGCCTATCGTGTTATCTCAGCACTTGTGAATATTTTTAGGGCTATCCCTTTTATTATCTTACTTGTATGGATGATCCCTTTTACTCGTTTGGTTGTAGGAACATCTATTGGCTTACAAGCAGCTATCGTGCCATTAACTGTTGCAGCAGCACCTTTTATTGCTCGTATGGTCGAAAATACGCTATTGGAAATCCCACAAGGATTAATTGAAGCATCTCGTTCTATGGGTGCAACACCAATGCAAATTATTAAGAAAATTTTATTACCAGAATCTTTACCAGGCTTGATTAACGCTGCAACTATTACACTGATTACATTAGTAGGTTACTCAGCAATGGGTGGTGCCGTTGGTGCAGGTGGTTTAGGTCAAATAGGCTATCAATATGGTTACGTTGGCTATAATGCAACTGTAATGAATATTGTGATTGTTCTACTCGTTATTCTTGTTTTTATCATTCAGTTTTTCGGCGATCGCTTAGTGAAGCTGACAACACATAAATAA